The genomic DNA CAGGGCCAGAGGTGGGAACGGCGAGCGCAACAAAGATGGTGCGCTCGGTTATGATCAAGGGAATCGAAGCCTTGACGCTGGAGTGCCTGCTTGCCGGTCGTCGCGCCGGGGTGGACGAGGCGGTTTTGGCCTCGCTCGACGCCTCCATGCCGGGCTGGAACTGGCCCGAGCGGGCGGCCTACAACATGGAACGTGCCACCACGCACGGCCTGCGCCGTGCTGCCGAGATGCGCGAAGTGGTGACCACGGTTGAAGAGCTTGGATTGCCCTCCGACATGGCCCGCGCCATCGTGGAGTGGCAGCAAAGGGCAGGGGATATGCGGCTGGATCTTGCCGCTGGCCCCGAAGATTACGCCGGTCGCGCGGACCGGATCAGCAACGCCATGGCGGGCGCGCACCGCGCTGCCGAATAGGGAGGATGCCATGTCTGACGACAAGGAATATGAAGATATCCCGGGGACTTACGTCTTCGATGCGGATCGCTCGCGGGAGGGGTATCACCTCAACCAGTTCTGTATCTCGCTGAGAACGCAGAAGGCGCGAGACGCATTCAAGTCGGACCCGGAAGAGTATCTGAGCCGCTTTCCGATGAGCGAAGATCAGAAGCAGGCCATCCGTGACCGGGCCTGGAACCGGCTGCTCGAACTGGGCGGCAACATCTATTACACCAGCAAGCTCGCGGCCTTCGACGGGATCACCTTTCAGGATCTGGCCGCAATGATGACGGGCGTCAGCCGGGATGAATACCGCGACATGATGCTCCACGGCGGCAGGCCCATCGAGGGCAACCGCAGCAAATCTGAATGGGAGAAGAAATAATGGCGCGGATTACCGCAGGCGTGGGATGCAGCCACGTGCCCGCCATCGGCGTGGCAATGGACACCGGCATCACCGAGCAGCCCTATTGGAAGCCGCTCTTCGAAGGGTTCACCAAGAGCCGGGAGTGGATGAAGGAAAACAAGCCCGATGTGATCTTTCTTGTCTACAACGATCACTGCACGGCCTTTGACGCCTCTTGCATCCCGACTTTCGCGCTCGGCTGCGCGGCAGAGTACAAACCCGCCGACGAGGGCTGGGGCCCGCGCCCGGTGCCGGTGGTGAAGGGGCATCAGAAGCTGGCCTCCCACATCGCGCAAAGCGTCATTCTCGACGAGTTCGACCTGACCATCATGAACGAGATGGAGGTGGATCACGGGCTGACGGTGCCGATGTCTGTCATGTTCGGCGAGCATGGTGTGGATGACGAATGGCCCTGCCTCGTGGTGCCGCTGGCGGTGAACGTGGTGCAATATCCGGCCCCGACCGGGCGGCGCTGCTACAACCTCGGCAAGGCCATCCGCCGCGCCATCGACAGCTACCCCGAAGACCTCAACGTGATGATCTTCGGCACCGGCGGCATGAGCCACCAGTTGCAGGCGGAGC from Oceanicola sp. D3 includes the following:
- the ligA gene encoding protocatechuate 4,5-dioxygenase subunit alpha, whose translation is MSDDKEYEDIPGTYVFDADRSREGYHLNQFCISLRTQKARDAFKSDPEEYLSRFPMSEDQKQAIRDRAWNRLLELGGNIYYTSKLAAFDGITFQDLAAMMTGVSRDEYRDMMLHGGRPIEGNRSKSEWEKK
- a CDS encoding class III extradiol dioxygenase subunit beta: MARITAGVGCSHVPAIGVAMDTGITEQPYWKPLFEGFTKSREWMKENKPDVIFLVYNDHCTAFDASCIPTFALGCAAEYKPADEGWGPRPVPVVKGHQKLASHIAQSVILDEFDLTIMNEMEVDHGLTVPMSVMFGEHGVDDEWPCLVVPLAVNVVQYPAPTGRRCYNLGKAIRRAIDSYPEDLNVMIFGTGGMSHQLQAERAGLINPEWDNRFLDYMATDPEAAANITHLEYLRETGSEGIEMVMWLVMRGALDEKVTEVHRHYHVPASNTAVGHIILENHA